In Microbacterium sp. 1.5R, the following are encoded in one genomic region:
- a CDS encoding ABC transporter ATP-binding protein, with amino-acid sequence MSEPLLSVRDFSVVYDVDPPVEAVKNVTLELQRGEILGLAGESGCGKTTLAYGVQRLLRAPAVIAGGSVTFHDASGVDVDINALDVEAMQKFRWDKVSMVFQGAMNALNPVATIGSQLEDVFEIHRPDMTRRQRRAEAEELLEIVKVGRQRTRSFPHELSGGMRQRVMIAMALALRPQLMVMDEPTTALDVLVQREILKQISQLRHEFGFSVIFITHDLPLLLEISDRIAIMREGEIVELASAEQIWTDPQNDYTKTLLSSFPRLTGARGVLTR; translated from the coding sequence ATGTCAGAACCACTGCTCAGCGTGCGCGACTTCTCGGTCGTGTACGACGTCGACCCTCCCGTCGAGGCGGTGAAGAACGTCACGCTCGAACTGCAGAGAGGCGAGATCCTCGGTCTCGCCGGGGAGAGCGGATGCGGCAAGACCACGCTCGCCTACGGCGTGCAGCGTCTGCTCCGGGCCCCTGCGGTGATCGCGGGCGGCAGCGTGACCTTCCACGATGCATCGGGTGTCGACGTCGACATCAACGCGCTCGACGTCGAGGCGATGCAGAAGTTCCGCTGGGACAAGGTCTCGATGGTGTTCCAGGGTGCGATGAACGCACTGAACCCGGTGGCGACGATCGGCTCGCAGCTCGAGGACGTGTTCGAGATCCACCGCCCTGACATGACGCGACGGCAGCGCAGGGCCGAGGCCGAGGAACTGCTCGAGATCGTCAAGGTCGGGCGTCAGCGCACCCGGTCGTTCCCGCACGAGCTCTCCGGCGGCATGCGCCAGCGTGTCATGATCGCGATGGCCCTGGCGCTGCGCCCGCAGCTGATGGTCATGGACGAGCCGACCACGGCGCTCGACGTGCTCGTGCAGCGGGAGATCCTCAAGCAGATCTCGCAGCTGCGGCACGAGTTCGGCTTCTCGGTGATCTTCATCACCCACGACCTTCCGCTGCTGCTCGAGATCAGCGACCGCATCGCCATCATGCGCGAGGGCGAGATCGTCGAGCTGGCCTCCGCCGAGCAGATCTGGACCGACCCGCAGAACGACTACACGAAGACTCTGCTGTCGTCGTTCCCCCGACTCACCGGTGCGAGAGGAGTGCTGACCCGATGA
- a CDS encoding ABC transporter ATP-binding protein, protein MTTLEFAHVSKIYNVRGAGQLKALDDVSFTLNSGQTIGLVGQSGSGKSTIAKILTQLETPTSGEVRLDGAPIPRRGRGLRKYRQQLRMVFQDPFASLNPYHSIRYHLERPIRLDDVVPKKDTEAEVRRLLERVRLDADAVIDRRPHELSGGQRQRVAIARALASRPSLLVADEPVSMLDVSIRLGVLNLLADLQREEGLGVLYITHDLATARHFSDKIMVLNQGRVVEYGDADDVILTPQDPYTRELRAASPDPDKHFATTGSHGGAL, encoded by the coding sequence ATGACCACTCTCGAGTTCGCCCACGTCAGCAAGATCTACAACGTCCGCGGAGCCGGCCAGCTCAAGGCGCTCGACGACGTCAGCTTCACCCTGAACTCCGGCCAGACCATCGGTCTCGTCGGCCAGTCGGGCAGCGGCAAGTCGACCATCGCGAAGATCCTCACCCAGCTCGAGACTCCCACGTCCGGCGAGGTGCGGCTCGACGGCGCACCCATCCCGCGGCGCGGCAGGGGACTGCGGAAGTACCGCCAGCAGCTGCGGATGGTGTTCCAGGACCCGTTCGCCTCGCTCAACCCGTACCACTCGATCCGCTATCACCTCGAGCGCCCGATCCGTCTCGACGACGTCGTCCCCAAGAAGGACACCGAGGCCGAGGTGCGCCGACTGCTCGAGCGCGTGCGCCTCGACGCGGATGCCGTGATCGACCGCCGCCCTCATGAGCTGTCGGGCGGCCAGCGTCAGCGCGTCGCCATCGCCCGTGCGCTCGCCTCGCGGCCGTCGCTGCTCGTCGCCGATGAGCCGGTGTCGATGCTCGACGTGTCGATCCGTCTCGGAGTGCTGAACCTGCTCGCCGATCTGCAGCGCGAGGAGGGCCTCGGCGTGCTCTACATCACCCACGATCTCGCCACCGCCCGTCACTTCAGCGACAAGATCATGGTGCTGAACCAGGGTCGGGTCGTCGAGTACGGCGACGCCGACGACGTGATCCTCACCCCGCAGGACCCCTACACGCGCGAGCTGCGGGCGGCGTCGCCCGACCCCGACAAGCACTTCGCGACGACAGGCTCGCACGGAGGTGCACTGTGA
- a CDS encoding ABC transporter permease, whose amino-acid sequence MTTASPDLGQIDQENRDALEVGTTATVAQKGRAVVPWRFFAGRAGFYLFTLWAAITINFFLPRFMKGDAVSSYLARNRNISPEAADSLRALLGIDTDKSMWQQYFEYWAMLFRGDLGISTLHGLRPVSEVLASALPWTLGLVGLATIISFALGTVGGAIVGWKRGSRLDALIPITTFFNTIPYFWLGLIAIAIFSSTLKWFPSSHAYDKGQSPEWSLDFIGQVIVHGTLPAVTIIIASLGGWMLGMRNMMLTVLDEDYITVAQAKGMPNRRVLWAYAARNAVLPQIQSFALSIGFIVGGTIVMEMVFSYPGVGKLLLDATNAKDFALMQGVFLVITLSVLVANILADIVYAYLDPRTRQTEA is encoded by the coding sequence GTGACCACCGCATCCCCCGATCTGGGTCAGATCGACCAGGAGAACCGCGACGCGCTCGAGGTCGGCACCACCGCGACCGTCGCGCAGAAGGGGCGAGCCGTCGTGCCCTGGCGGTTCTTCGCCGGTCGGGCCGGCTTCTACCTGTTCACGCTGTGGGCGGCCATCACGATCAACTTCTTCCTCCCGCGGTTCATGAAGGGCGACGCGGTCAGCTCGTACCTCGCGCGCAACCGCAACATCAGTCCCGAGGCGGCGGACTCGCTGCGGGCGCTGCTCGGCATCGACACCGACAAGTCGATGTGGCAGCAGTACTTCGAGTACTGGGCGATGCTGTTCCGCGGCGACCTCGGCATCTCGACACTGCACGGCCTGCGTCCGGTGAGCGAGGTGCTGGCATCCGCTCTCCCGTGGACGCTCGGTCTCGTCGGTCTCGCCACGATCATCTCGTTCGCGCTCGGCACGGTCGGCGGCGCGATCGTCGGCTGGAAGCGCGGCAGCAGGCTCGACGCCCTCATCCCGATCACGACGTTCTTCAACACGATCCCGTACTTCTGGCTCGGTCTCATCGCGATCGCGATCTTCTCGTCGACCCTCAAGTGGTTCCCGTCGTCGCACGCCTACGACAAGGGGCAGTCACCCGAATGGAGCCTCGACTTCATCGGCCAGGTCATCGTGCACGGCACCCTGCCGGCGGTCACGATCATCATCGCCTCGCTCGGCGGATGGATGCTGGGCATGCGCAACATGATGCTCACGGTGCTCGACGAGGACTACATCACCGTCGCCCAGGCCAAGGGCATGCCGAACAGGCGGGTGCTGTGGGCGTATGCCGCTCGCAACGCGGTGCTGCCGCAGATCCAGAGCTTCGCCCTCTCGATCGGGTTCATCGTCGGCGGCACGATCGTCATGGAGATGGTCTTCAGCTACCCGGGCGTCGGCAAGCTGCTGCTCGATGCCACGAACGCGAAGGACTTCGCCCTCATGCAGGGCGTGTTCCTCGTGATCACGCTGTCGGTGCTGGTCGCCAACATCCTGGCGGACATCGTCTACGCATACCTCGACCCGCGCACGCGCCAGACGGAGGCCTGA
- a CDS encoding ABC transporter permease, translating into MSVPTSTDTTAPDGSAIPTGMPETATFRTARGDQPTRKTFWSQLAQSFAMFRNPKSIAGLIILGVFVLIAIFAPLLAPYGATQKDRTALRQPPSLDHWLGTTHMGEDVLSQLIFGTRGVVVVGFLSAIIATVIAITIGVIAGYVRGWKSESLSALTNVFLVIPGIPLIIIVASQFENPPLIVIAAVLGLTGWAWGARVLRAQTMSLRNRDFIQAARANGEPLHRIITVEMLPNLMALIASSFVGTVTAAILGLTTLAFIGVIPVSNLNWGTILFWAQQNGAFPRLWWWYVPAGLCIAIIGVALSLINFGIDEYVNPRLRSAGERARAMKKKGLDVNDPVTAVRSAPTTDSGTVQSAATATTTHTKTDKKTQNAE; encoded by the coding sequence ATGAGCGTTCCCACCTCGACCGACACGACCGCGCCCGACGGCAGCGCGATCCCCACCGGGATGCCGGAGACTGCCACGTTCCGCACGGCCCGCGGGGACCAGCCGACCCGCAAGACGTTCTGGTCGCAGCTCGCCCAATCGTTCGCGATGTTCCGCAACCCCAAGTCGATCGCCGGCCTGATCATCCTCGGGGTGTTCGTGCTGATCGCGATCTTCGCGCCGCTGCTCGCCCCCTACGGAGCCACGCAGAAGGACCGCACGGCGCTGCGGCAGCCGCCCTCGCTCGACCACTGGCTCGGCACCACGCACATGGGCGAGGACGTGCTCAGCCAGCTCATCTTCGGCACGCGCGGTGTCGTCGTGGTCGGATTCCTGTCGGCGATCATCGCCACCGTCATCGCGATCACGATCGGCGTCATCGCCGGATACGTGCGCGGGTGGAAGAGCGAGTCGCTGTCGGCGCTCACGAACGTGTTCCTGGTGATCCCCGGCATCCCGCTGATCATCATCGTGGCGTCGCAGTTCGAGAACCCGCCGCTGATCGTGATCGCCGCAGTGCTGGGCCTCACGGGGTGGGCATGGGGCGCGCGCGTGCTGCGCGCGCAGACCATGTCACTGCGCAACCGCGACTTCATCCAGGCGGCGCGCGCCAACGGCGAACCGCTGCACCGCATCATCACCGTCGAGATGCTGCCGAACCTCATGGCGCTGATCGCGTCGAGCTTCGTCGGCACCGTCACCGCGGCCATCCTCGGTCTGACGACCCTCGCCTTCATCGGGGTGATCCCGGTGAGCAACCTCAACTGGGGCACCATCCTGTTCTGGGCGCAGCAGAACGGCGCCTTCCCGAGGCTGTGGTGGTGGTACGTGCCCGCAGGACTCTGCATCGCGATCATCGGCGTCGCCCTGTCGCTCATCAACTTCGGCATCGACGAGTACGTCAACCCGAGGCTGCGGTCGGCCGGTGAGCGTGCCCGCGCGATGAAGAAGAAGGGGCTCGACGTGAACGATCCGGTGACG